From a single Xiphophorus maculatus strain JP 163 A chromosome 5, X_maculatus-5.0-male, whole genome shotgun sequence genomic region:
- the LOC102235206 gene encoding galectin-related protein isoform X1 — protein sequence MKMAESHRVTAQGRKKWSLPQRDETEPNKLVSRCPDGEAERKLEVPFRGHITGGLQPGKKVILVGVVDPSPDRFYIALTCGRGSREPPPNVALELCVRFKDRQILRRACMSGSWGEVERAVPFFPFIKDQPFKVEIRCEHGRFQALVDGQQLFSFQHRVLPLSHVDTLWIKGSLKITKLA from the exons ATGAAAATGGCTGAATCGCACAGGGTGACAGCGCAGGGCAGGAAG AAATGGAGTTTACCACAGAGAGACGAGACGGAGCCGAACAAATTGGTCTCTCGATGTCCGGATGGAgaagctgaaagaaaactg GAAGTTCCTTTCAGAGGTCACATCACCGGCGGGCTGCAGCCAGGGAAGAAGGTGATCTTGGTTGGGGTTGTGGATCCGAGTCCTGATCG GTTCTACATTGCTCTGACATGCGGCCGTGGGTCCAGGGAACCGCCACCTAACGTGGCGCTGGAGCTCTGTGTTcgatttaaagacagacagatCCTGCGGAGAGCCTGCATGTCGGGATCCTGGGGCGAAGTGGAGAGAGCGgttccttttttcccttttatcaAGGATCAGCCCTTTAAG GTTGAGATCCGCTGCGAACACGGCAGATTTCAAGCGCTTGTGGACGGACAGCAGCTGTTTAGCTTTCAGCACAGAGTTCTGCCGCTCAGCCACGTCGACACTTTATGGATCAAAGGCAgcttaaaaatcacaaaacttgCCTAA
- the LOC102235206 gene encoding galectin-related protein isoform X2, with amino-acid sequence MHNLILNHIKLSLCCHGNTLCFQEVPFRGHITGGLQPGKKVILVGVVDPSPDRFYIALTCGRGSREPPPNVALELCVRFKDRQILRRACMSGSWGEVERAVPFFPFIKDQPFKVEIRCEHGRFQALVDGQQLFSFQHRVLPLSHVDTLWIKGSLKITKLA; translated from the exons ATGCACaacttaattttaaatcatattaaaTTGTCTctctgttgccatggaaacacttTGTGCTTCCAGGAAGTTCCTTTCAGAGGTCACATCACCGGCGGGCTGCAGCCAGGGAAGAAGGTGATCTTGGTTGGGGTTGTGGATCCGAGTCCTGATCG GTTCTACATTGCTCTGACATGCGGCCGTGGGTCCAGGGAACCGCCACCTAACGTGGCGCTGGAGCTCTGTGTTcgatttaaagacagacagatCCTGCGGAGAGCCTGCATGTCGGGATCCTGGGGCGAAGTGGAGAGAGCGgttccttttttcccttttatcaAGGATCAGCCCTTTAAG GTTGAGATCCGCTGCGAACACGGCAGATTTCAAGCGCTTGTGGACGGACAGCAGCTGTTTAGCTTTCAGCACAGAGTTCTGCCGCTCAGCCACGTCGACACTTTATGGATCAAAGGCAgcttaaaaatcacaaaacttgCCTAA
- the LOC102235469 gene encoding myelin and lymphocyte protein-like yields MASNTAMMGHLPNGVGVCTTIPDILYVPELIFGGLVWILVACTYVVPYNPQGWVMFVSVFCFVMTFIWLVVFACGSHGNSSGWATADFIYHFIATAFYLSASVALAKVTMDLKSDPLIKEYKLDISAVVFSYVATLLYFVHTILSAMRWKSF; encoded by the exons ATGGCTTCCAACACTGCAATGATGGGCCACCTGCCCAACGGCGTGGGGGTTTGCACCACCATTCCGGACATCCTCTACGTGCCTGAATTG ATCTTCGGAGGTCTGGTGTGGATCCTGGTGGCGTGCACGTATGTGGTACCATACAACCCTCAGGGCTGGGTCATGTTTGTCTCAGTCTTTTGCTTCGTCATGACCTTCATCTGGTTGGTGGTGTTCGCCTGCGGTTCCCACGGCAACTCCAGCGGCTGGGCAACTGCA GACTTTATCTATCACTTCATTGCCACTGCCTTCTACCTCAGCGCCTCAGTTGCTCTGGCTAAAGTGACCATGGACTTAAAATCCGATCCCCTCATTAAAGAGTACAAGCTGGATATCTCTGCGGTT gttttctcCTATGTAGCAACTCTGCTCTACTTCGTCCACACAATACTGTCGGCTATGCGATGGAAATCTTTCTAA